AATAATGTTTGGTATCCCAGATCTAAAATGTATACCTTCcaaaatgtattttctttttattaagcATATGAACGAAATTTTACTCACAGGAGTTTAAAGTTTTTCATCCAAAGAGCTCTTCGAAGGCGCTTTGACTGTTTTCTAAAGTGAAATGCACTGTCTTGCATTGTTGCTGTCTTATCAACAAGAAGCTCAATCCGGTCACCTCTCTCCAATATTTTCTCAATATTGTCCACCATGATAGTGCGTATCTGTATGATAGAAATGAAAGTTCTAATGTCACCGTGTGAAACTAAGTGAAGGGACTTAAATCGACGAAGACACAAGATGTGAAACATCAATAGAGTAAATAACATTACAACATCTATACAACCTGAAATCCAATAGAATCCTCTTCAGAAACATGTTTGCAAAGCAATGAATACACTATGATTTCCACAAAAAAAAGGTAGATAATTTCTCCAATAACCATTCTTGCTTATCACTCCTTGGGATGAGCCAAGCAGCTTATAAAGGCACTGGAACACTCCAAGTCAAGAGGTATACCACCTCTGCTTCGCTTACCAACTTTCTATATAGATAAATcccatatataattataactcAGTCTCATATAATGGAATGCATTTTTTGTTGAAGGTATAAACTGGGGCAAAAACATGTATATCACATTTGTGTTTTTCTTTGGTCCCATAAACCAGATTGGTTGCTGTTATTAACTTATTACATAACCAGATTcatgtaaaataaaatcatctgtCACTTACATTTCAATGATTCCATATCTAGGAAAAAGGGAaatttatcaacaaaaaaatatggttGCATATAAACCAGAGCACAACTTCACCTAGCTATCATATTCTAAAACTTGATTTGCCACTTCTCAGTTTGTGCTAGATAAATGAAATGgagaggataaaaaataaagacaaaatagGGAGGGATAAAGTTTTCTTTGAAATGTACTTGCCTCGCCAACTTCTCCTCTCACACGATTGAGGGTATCGGCGCTTGCATTACTAGAAAAAAATTCCATCTGCTGATGCAAAACCCTTGAAAATTCATCATTCATTGCATATGCTGGTGCATAATTGGCAACTCTACTGTAGTTCTTCATAAACCTCATTTGGATATCTTCCAAGTACGAGAAAGGGATTCTCCCTGGATAAAGAGAAAACAGGTCCTATCATAGTAAGCACTTGAAAACAGAAATGAATATTAAAACGGCATAGTAGAGCTTATTGGGGTACAATTTTACTAATGATTGCTAGTTATTGTTGATGAAGAGATAATATACTAATTCTCTACATCAGACTTTAGATTTAATGGttctgacaagaaaaagaaatctacAACAGTTTGGACAGTAAAGattaaattggggaactatgtCTGTAAAGACTATTGAAAAAACAGTAGCAAAATCTATTTTCTCTGGCAGAAGTTTCTAGATATTTGGAACCTCAAATAGAGGTCTAGATTTATCAATTGTAGGCTTAAAAGGTTTAAGTGCATGGTTGGTTCAGTTTATTTTGGATTTGGAGcaataattacttatttttgtCAGCTTCATGACAgagcttttgaaaaataagtgaCTATTTTCCTAAAAATAATCCATAACCAATTACCAAACATGCATTTAAAAGCATAAGGTCATTAGGTCATAGGTCATAAGCATATCTGCATATGATTACTACTTGCTGGTAGATTTAGAAGTCATTGACCGATTACTTGGTTGGAACAAATCTGACGATTCTGAACTAGCTGATAGAGAGAATAGATGGGAATGTCTTTCTAATTCAAGAGTCAAAATAGCATTATAGAAAAATGTTATATGTAGTTAAAAGGGTCCTAATTTATCCCTGTCTCCTCCCCTCTTCCTCTACAAGATAACATTAACTCTGTAACTTGTAGGCATTAACAGGAAGGACATTCAAGCAGAAAGACTAATGGCTAGTTTCAACTGCCATAAAACATATGATTAAGCATTGCAGATGATATTCCAATATTTACACTTGCAAAACAGACCCTACCAGGATTACCAAAGTAACACAACAATTAAAACCATAATTTTCTTACAGTGATCTAGGTGGGCATTAGTACATACAAATTAGGAAACTTCAAGCAGGAGAAAAAGACACAAACTGTGAAACCTAACATAAAGGGTAGCCCTTGGTGTTCCAAAAAGCTCATTTGATGCAGTAAAAGACTTGTATGTGGGAGATGGCACTTGTTCTCCTGCTGAATCTGGAAGCCTTTTTGGGTTCACTATTAGTGTGTAACTGTGTATGACTATCCAGCAATAGGACTTCCTCTAATTTATGAAGCTAAAGTTATGCAATCTCACACATTTAAGAGCTCAGTGGTTTAGTCATTGTGCATCATGATTCATGAAATTTACTCAAAGTAAGGATAGTATGCTGTGTATcacttttcaaaattcacattcTTATAGCTACTGGCAATTAATACTTTATAGACTTCGTTCCTGATGAGTTCCTCATTGCGAAGCATCTTTCAGAGGCATTAACTGTGTTAGCATGAGTTTGGTTACCAGTTGAACATATGGAAACAGTCATCATAGAATGTGAATGACACAAAATGTTGCTTCCTGATGAAAAGAGGTTCCAAAACACACTAAATATTTGTCAACTCGTCATGTCAAAAACAGTAAAGCTTAAATAATAGGGGAGCTCTCAACTCATACTAAGAGGATGTCAGTCCCCAACATTCAGTAGAAGCTACAAAGGACTCTCAAGAACAGCACTCTGCACAGCAGTTGAATTTCCAAATCGATGAAGAACTGATACAGATACAAGCTTGCAGACTTCAATCATAGCTTTGCTCATGctgattatttttaacttttccaCAATCTTTTTGTACATAAAAGCAATAAAATCCAAACACTCCCTGTCCTAAAGAACAACTATCTGTAATAAAGATATCAAGGCCAGCCCTGCCTATTTCCTATCTAGTCAAAccttagggttttcaatttttttctcctcTATTTTGAAATTACAGAACAAACGTTCTCAATTTTAGTTATGCAGGAGATGTCGTCCAAGCAATACTACGCATCTCATTCACAAGAAGTTCAAACTAGCATCTAACACACGACAAGACTCTTCAGTAGATCCTACATTTTAACTGAAAGAGAATCGGATCGTATAACAACGAAATTAAGATTAcgattaagaagaaaaagacgAAGAACTCACTTCCGAAGGTGTCGTTGGCCATACAGACGTAGGTGATGCCATCGGATCGGAGTATGTGGAAGATGTAGCGATCCTGAGAGAAGCAGAGCCTGGAGTCGGACTCCGCCGGAAGCTTCTCAAGAATGCGGCGGGCGACGGCGCCGGTGTTGCCGGTGACGGCGCTGAACTCCGCCAGCACCACCGTGCCTCTGGCCACCAAAGCGTAGAAGATCGCCATCGGCTAAGAACTTTCCAGAGGATCAGGGAGAAGAGAACGTTCTCTGCCTCTAGCTAGATCTTCGACTGCGCTCGCAGCATTGGAAAACCACAACGAGATTGTTGTTATCAAAACAAAACGTGGAGAACTTGACAATGGAAATTCGtacctaaaattatttaattataaattattattactgtataattaaaactattttggtTTTActttatcaagaaaaaaaaaactattttggtTTTTACTGGATGgggttaaaattttgaattgaatacGGTAGTTCGCGATTCCATGAGTGGGCCACGTACCGGTGAGTCCACGGTGGTTTGTTTTGTTGTGCGGGAGAAATAATAGAGTAACAGCGAGAACATTCAACGCACGTGTTACTACCTGATTGGGGTACTGTCATTTTCGGTCTATCAGAAGATAAgtatgaacattttttttattactgtgattataaattattaaatatcttCCTTAATTCTTTGATaaactacttttatttttactctttttataaaaaaagtactaATATATTTCATAACATATTTTAGTGTccgttttattattatataaaatataaaatttatgtaatttttattttttatataatgaaattatataaattttatatataactatGTTGAATTCtccttaaaaatatacaaaaagtgttataaaaatatttttagtggaagaattcattttaaattctttgatcTTTTTTACATCATATGATGCTATATAAgatataagaatttttattattttttactttagtgataatttggattcttggattttacatgcacaaaaataatatttttgaaaaaaagagaaattcttAGAAGTTTTTCTTGTAGAATCCAAACGAAAAATTCTTgagcaaaaataataatagatataGTGGAAGGATTCTTGATGTCGAAACCCCCATTAAAAATCTCTAAGATAATAccttttatcaataaaatttgtcATAATAATAAGAGGTTATGAAAAGATGAGtataacagtttttttttttaaaaaaaaaaaacttgatgaaAAATAGTACTATAAAATTTGGCACTAATTTTTCATTTCCTGGTTGGGAATTCGGCTGTTTGGGCACCACACCACCGTATTAACAGCTTCTATCTCTTAATCAAGAAGTTTAGAATGTTAATAACAGAATATCTTATATATGCACTTACTGACGaaaatttgttattgttttccATGAATACAATTTCATATGAATATCATAGGAAAAAAACCCACCATTGGTAACCATTAAAATTcatttggaaattaaaaaaaaatttaatatcgcGAGAAGGATCACCCCAAATgcaaaaatacatcatcaaaaaggcctgatttgatgataaagttataaaATCACAGACCGTGAATCTATGAAACATCAACCCTGACACGGACCTAGACACGACACGGACACAGACACGTAGACACCTGTCAAATACATTAAACTCAATCCGGACATGAGCGTCAATGTCGTGTCGATGTCGTGTTGGACACCGGACACACAAGGAACTGAGACATCCGTGCTTCATAACTGGGAATACATATTCAAGGGAAAAGTCCAAACTTATATGGACAGACGAGTTgacatataatttattatcagtTTATTTGACATAATTTTCAATGGTTGGTGTGGTGGAAGTGGAAAAGAGATGGACTTGATGGTattcaaattgaataaaaatatagggAAGTGTCGTCTACGTACAAGGTATCAGCAAACTAATTGAGGTTAAATAACAAAATCCTTCTTAATATGACAGATTTTCTACGCTAACTTTCCTTAATCCAATTGGAGTAAGTAAATTAACAAATATCGTATCTATAACTATGTATGTATACATAGAGTCATGGTTGATGTCATATTTTAATGAGTCATTCCCAAGggggtctttctttctttaaggTCTCAGCATGTGCCTTTGAGTTAGAGC
The nucleotide sequence above comes from Glycine soja cultivar W05 chromosome 11, ASM419377v2, whole genome shotgun sequence. Encoded proteins:
- the LOC114377299 gene encoding vesicle-associated membrane protein 714, with the protein product MAIFYALVARGTVVLAEFSAVTGNTGAVARRILEKLPAESDSRLCFSQDRYIFHILRSDGITYVCMANDTFGRRIPFSYLEDIQMRFMKNYSRVANYAPAYAMNDEFSRVLHQQMEFFSSNASADTLNRVRGEVGEIRTIMVDNIEKILERGDRIELLVDKTATMQDSAFHFRKQSKRLRRALWMKNFKLLALLTCLIVIVLYLIIAACCGGISLPSCRS